One window of Treponema denticola genomic DNA carries:
- a CDS encoding ABC transporter permease translates to MKFFLREIKYYSIGMFYSLDGMFWTLLYPILMAGLFFTIFSAVGNSDTGKIEIGIEKDNPVYYPLKFTGMFNTKIIDETSANEMLRTKKIKAFVEADQSLRLSEDGLSQTITKTVLDQIKQIEALNIPMKSFEYGKNYVESKNEKMSLSIILFYSLLAMVSIYTMFGSIDIAVKIQGNISKIGARICTTPIKRFYSYLAGIIFYIIFNLTANLIYISFVLFVLKIPFITDFKITLLLLIYANFFGAALGLFIGSTPIGDIRAKTMICIFTSLFLAFLSGMMGPEVKMSIEKTIPILGTINPIALFTTNLYNINILGEYNAVPVFFIVYTIGIVILLSLSFINSRKVQYDSL, encoded by the coding sequence ATGAAATTCTTTTTACGCGAAATAAAATATTATAGTATCGGCATGTTTTATTCTTTAGACGGAATGTTTTGGACGCTTTTATATCCCATTCTTATGGCTGGGCTGTTCTTTACAATATTTTCGGCCGTAGGTAATTCCGATACCGGTAAAATAGAAATCGGAATTGAAAAAGACAATCCTGTTTATTATCCGCTTAAATTTACAGGGATGTTCAATACAAAAATAATAGATGAGACATCGGCAAATGAGATGCTCCGTACAAAAAAAATAAAAGCCTTTGTTGAAGCCGATCAATCTTTGAGGTTGAGCGAAGACGGATTATCTCAGACAATAACAAAAACCGTGCTGGATCAAATAAAACAAATCGAAGCCCTTAATATTCCAATGAAGTCTTTTGAATACGGTAAAAATTATGTCGAAAGTAAAAACGAAAAAATGAGTTTAAGCATTATATTGTTCTATTCTCTTTTGGCAATGGTTTCGATTTATACAATGTTCGGCTCGATAGATATAGCTGTAAAAATACAGGGTAATATTTCAAAAATCGGAGCAAGAATTTGTACAACTCCTATTAAACGCTTTTATTCTTATCTTGCAGGAATTATATTTTACATTATCTTTAACCTTACAGCCAATCTCATATATATTTCCTTTGTGCTCTTTGTTTTAAAGATACCATTTATTACCGATTTTAAAATTACTCTTTTGCTTTTGATCTATGCGAATTTTTTTGGAGCAGCTCTCGGCTTATTTATAGGCTCAACGCCTATTGGAGATATTCGGGCAAAAACTATGATATGTATTTTTACAAGTCTTTTTTTAGCCTTTTTATCCGGTATGATGGGGCCTGAGGTAAAAATGTCCATTGAAAAAACAATACCGATTTTAGGAACAATAAATCCTATAGCTCTTTTTACTACCAATCTTTACAATATAAATATTTTGGGAGAATATAACGCAGTACCCGTATTTTTTATTGTCTACACAATAGGCATCGTAATTCTTTTATCTCTTTCATTTATTAACTCAAGGAAGGTGCAATATGATAGTTTATAA
- a CDS encoding ABC transporter ATP-binding protein, which produces MILTVKNLVKRYNEKTALDHFNMEVKEGEILGLLGPNGCGKTTAINCMLSLLKHGKGEIIIFGEEMKPNALHIKKRIGLVPQEVSVFYDFTVKQNIDYFCGLYVNNTQERKKLVDEAIDFVGLNNYASFRAKKLSGGLLRRLNIACGIAHKPELIFLDEPTVAVDAQSRNFILSGIKELAKRGSTIVYTTHYLEEVEELCDRIIIMDEGRDIANGTLEELHKLIRTSEKMVVEFVETKDDLQEELKKNPHVLEVTKNGNEFLISFENSINNLNELILFINNNSLAYTKLYSELPSLNDIFLELTGKELRD; this is translated from the coding sequence ATGATTTTAACGGTAAAAAATCTTGTAAAACGGTACAATGAAAAAACGGCACTTGATCACTTTAATATGGAAGTTAAAGAAGGAGAGATTCTCGGCCTTTTGGGGCCTAACGGATGCGGAAAAACTACAGCCATAAACTGTATGCTTTCCCTTTTAAAACACGGTAAAGGTGAAATCATCATTTTCGGTGAAGAAATGAAGCCTAACGCCCTGCACATAAAAAAAAGAATAGGCCTTGTTCCTCAAGAGGTCTCTGTTTTCTATGATTTTACCGTAAAACAAAATATAGATTATTTTTGCGGTCTCTATGTAAACAATACTCAAGAGAGGAAAAAGCTGGTAGATGAAGCAATCGATTTTGTAGGCTTAAACAATTATGCTTCATTCCGTGCAAAAAAACTTTCAGGAGGCCTTCTCCGCCGGCTCAATATTGCATGCGGCATAGCACATAAACCTGAACTGATTTTTTTGGATGAGCCCACAGTTGCCGTCGATGCCCAAAGCCGAAACTTCATTCTTTCAGGGATAAAGGAACTGGCAAAAAGAGGAAGTACCATCGTGTATACTACCCACTATCTTGAAGAAGTGGAAGAGCTTTGCGATAGAATCATTATCATGGATGAGGGAAGAGATATAGCAAACGGCACCTTAGAAGAATTGCACAAGCTGATCCGCACAAGCGAAAAAATGGTTGTTGAATTTGTCGAAACTAAGGATGACCTGCAAGAAGAACTGAAAAAAAATCCTCATGTCCTGGAAGTTACCAAAAACGGAAACGAGTTTTTAATCAGTTTTGAAAATTCGATTAACAACTTAAACGAACTTATTTTATTTATCAATAATAATAGTTTGGCTTATACCAAATTATATTCGGAATTACCCAGCTTAAACGACATTTTCTTGGAGCTTACGGGAAAGGAGTTAAGAGACTGA
- the thiD gene encoding bifunctional hydroxymethylpyrimidine kinase/phosphomethylpyrimidine kinase, with protein sequence MIKLATIAGSDASGGAGLEADLKTFQEYGVYGMAAVTVIATMNPDKEWGHEVFPLDEQTIRAQLETIFKGIGVNAAKTGMLATNYAVELSAEYLKKYNVENYVLDPVMVCKGGDLALNPELNNLIIKKLLPLAKLITPNLFEAGQIAKMPTPSTIEEIKEACKIIHGMGVPYVFIKGGPKLNGEQSAIDIFYDGEQFLKVEGGLIDTRWTHGAGCTTAAAIAAGLGIGLEPYEAVRRTKKFITLSLQNGFQLNKWVGPGNPAAWRKSFN encoded by the coding sequence ATGATAAAACTTGCAACAATTGCCGGATCGGATGCATCCGGAGGGGCCGGTTTGGAAGCCGACTTAAAAACATTTCAGGAGTACGGTGTATACGGAATGGCTGCCGTTACGGTAATTGCAACGATGAATCCCGATAAAGAGTGGGGGCATGAAGTTTTCCCGCTTGATGAGCAAACCATAAGAGCTCAGCTTGAAACAATTTTTAAGGGCATCGGCGTTAACGCTGCAAAAACGGGAATGCTTGCAACAAATTATGCAGTTGAACTTTCTGCCGAATACTTAAAAAAATATAATGTAGAAAATTATGTATTGGATCCTGTAATGGTATGTAAGGGCGGAGACCTTGCCTTAAACCCCGAGCTCAACAATCTCATTATAAAAAAACTTTTGCCTTTAGCAAAGCTTATTACGCCGAACCTTTTTGAAGCGGGACAGATTGCAAAAATGCCGACACCTTCTACAATCGAAGAAATAAAAGAAGCCTGTAAGATTATTCACGGAATGGGTGTTCCCTATGTCTTTATAAAGGGCGGGCCCAAGTTGAATGGGGAACAATCGGCTATAGATATTTTTTATGACGGCGAACAATTTTTAAAAGTGGAAGGCGGGCTTATCGATACAAGATGGACACATGGAGCAGGCTGCACAACGGCCGCAGCTATAGCCGCAGGTTTAGGCATAGGCCTTGAACCTTATGAAGCCGTAAGAAGAACAAAAAAGTTTATCACTTTAAGCCTTCAAAACGGATTCCAACTTAATAAATGGGTCGGCCCCGGTAACCCTGCCGCATGGCGGAAGAGCTTTAATTAA
- the mnmA gene encoding tRNA 2-thiouridine(34) synthase MnmA gives MKVLVGLSGGVDSAVAAKLLIDQGYDVTGVTMRLLPKLSGIYKDQTDDIEDAKKVAAKLGIKHIVYDMRETFKAEIIDYFVEEYKQGRTPNPCFICNSKIKFGLFLEQALKDGFDKIATGHYAKIEKTEIEGGERFLLRQAEDAQKDQSYFLALLSQEQLSRSIFPLGDFTKEKVRCIAEDAGLINAHRPDSQDICFVPGDDYTRVINALAADSFKEGKFIDTRGNEIGRHKGLQYYTIGQRRGLAIAMGYPVYVVKKDAKANTVTVGRDEELFAESLIASDVNIISKKTIDKEIDIEVKTRYRQQKKKAKLIPLKNEEFKPTGKFKVEFIEPEKAVAEGQAAVFYSGDYIIGGGIIESVERLV, from the coding sequence ATGAAGGTGCTTGTGGGTTTGAGCGGAGGCGTAGATTCCGCTGTTGCGGCAAAACTATTGATAGATCAAGGCTATGATGTTACAGGCGTTACGATGCGGCTTTTACCGAAACTGTCAGGCATTTATAAGGACCAGACCGATGATATTGAAGATGCAAAAAAAGTTGCAGCTAAGCTCGGTATAAAGCACATCGTATACGATATGAGGGAAACTTTTAAGGCTGAAATCATCGACTATTTTGTAGAAGAGTACAAACAAGGAAGAACGCCGAATCCCTGCTTTATATGTAACAGCAAAATAAAATTCGGCCTTTTTTTAGAACAAGCCTTAAAGGACGGCTTCGATAAAATTGCAACAGGCCATTATGCAAAAATAGAAAAAACCGAAATTGAAGGCGGGGAAAGATTTTTATTAAGACAGGCTGAGGATGCTCAAAAAGACCAAAGCTATTTTTTAGCCCTTCTTAGTCAAGAACAGCTTTCCCGTTCTATTTTTCCTTTAGGTGATTTTACCAAAGAAAAAGTGAGATGCATAGCCGAAGATGCAGGCCTTATAAATGCTCACCGCCCCGACAGCCAAGACATCTGTTTTGTTCCCGGTGACGATTATACAAGGGTAATAAACGCCCTTGCTGCGGATTCTTTTAAAGAGGGAAAATTTATTGATACAAGGGGAAATGAAATAGGCCGCCACAAAGGGCTTCAATATTATACCATAGGTCAAAGACGAGGCCTTGCAATCGCAATGGGTTATCCCGTCTATGTTGTAAAAAAAGATGCAAAGGCGAACACGGTTACTGTAGGCAGGGACGAAGAACTCTTTGCCGAAAGCCTCATCGCCTCAGATGTAAATATAATCTCAAAAAAAACAATAGACAAAGAAATCGATATTGAGGTAAAAACACGATATCGCCAACAAAAGAAAAAGGCAAAATTGATTCCGCTTAAAAATGAGGAGTTTAAACCTACAGGAAAATTTAAGGTAGAATTTATAGAGCCTGAAAAAGCCGTCGCCGAAGGACAAGCCGCAGTTTTTTATTCCGGCGATTATATCATCGGCGGCGGCATAATAGAATCGGTTGAGAGGCTTGTATGA